In a single window of the Luteimonas viscosa genome:
- the sucC gene encoding ADP-forming succinate--CoA ligase subunit beta, whose protein sequence is MNFHEYQAKQLFADYGIAVPAGRVARSPEEAVDAAKAIGGDFWVVKAQIHAGGRGKAGGVKLARSLDEVRDYAKGMLGTKMETYQSAGVALPIDSVLVTQATDIAQELYLSVLVDRATQSITFIASSEGGVEIEKTAEENPDAIQTLNVNYVQGLQPYQCREMGFALGLNARQVGQLSKIMLGLYKLFNDKDLALVELNPLAVLKNGDLAVLDGKVNSDDNAGFRHADMVAMRDIRQEDETEVKASQHDLNYVTMEGNIGCMVNGAGLAMATMDVIKLEGGEPANFLDVGGGANKERVTEAFKLILSDDDVKAIFVNIFGGIVRCDMIAEGIIAAVKEVDVKVPVVVRLEGTNVEEGKKLLRESGLAITPADDINDGAKKAVAAVKQAA, encoded by the coding sequence ATGAACTTCCACGAATACCAGGCCAAGCAGTTGTTCGCCGATTACGGCATTGCGGTGCCGGCCGGGCGCGTCGCGCGCTCGCCGGAAGAAGCGGTGGACGCCGCCAAGGCGATCGGCGGCGACTTCTGGGTGGTCAAGGCCCAGATCCACGCCGGCGGGCGCGGCAAGGCCGGCGGCGTCAAGCTCGCCCGCAGCCTCGACGAGGTGCGCGACTACGCCAAGGGCATGCTCGGCACGAAGATGGAGACCTACCAGTCGGCGGGCGTCGCCCTGCCGATCGACAGCGTGCTGGTGACCCAGGCCACCGACATCGCCCAGGAGCTCTACCTGTCGGTGCTGGTGGACCGCGCCACCCAGTCGATCACCTTCATCGCCTCCAGCGAGGGCGGCGTGGAGATCGAGAAGACCGCCGAGGAAAACCCCGACGCGATCCAGACGCTCAACGTCAACTACGTGCAGGGCCTGCAGCCCTACCAGTGCCGCGAGATGGGCTTCGCGCTCGGCCTCAACGCCAGGCAGGTGGGCCAGCTGAGCAAGATCATGCTGGGCCTGTACAAGCTGTTCAACGACAAGGACCTGGCGCTGGTGGAACTCAATCCGCTGGCGGTGCTGAAGAACGGCGACCTCGCCGTGCTCGACGGCAAGGTCAACTCCGACGACAACGCCGGCTTCCGCCACGCCGACATGGTGGCGATGCGCGACATCCGCCAGGAAGACGAGACCGAGGTCAAGGCCAGCCAGCACGACCTCAACTACGTGACCATGGAAGGCAACATCGGCTGCATGGTCAACGGCGCCGGCCTGGCGATGGCGACGATGGACGTGATCAAGCTCGAGGGCGGCGAACCGGCCAACTTCCTCGACGTCGGCGGCGGCGCCAACAAGGAACGCGTGACCGAGGCGTTCAAGCTGATCCTGTCGGACGACGACGTGAAGGCGATCTTCGTCAACATCTTCGGCGGCATCGTCCGCTGCGACATGATCGCCGAGGGCATCATCGCCGCGGTCAAGGAAGTCGACGTCAAGGTGCCGGTGGTGGTGCGGCTGGAAGGCACCAACGTCGAGGAGGGCAAGAAGCTGCTGCGCGAGAGCGGGCTGGCGATCACGCCCGCGGACGACATCAACGACGGCGCCAAGAAGGCCGTCGCGGCCGTGAAGCAGGCCGCCTGA
- a CDS encoding sensor histidine kinase, producing the protein MAAPDADHPAHSQSLRRELYLFALYRVLESALLALVVFSPAGALIGTMHLPALAQGVAVAYLVLSLGLLMHARRLPGGFVPHVVAGISIDIVVVLLATHAMPGAGPGIALMLVFNIAAASLFLSMRWSMAFATAASLALGGEYIWDRVEQVHAYRPLAEVLMFSVGYFAVAALMHHLGRQVRTTQLLADQRGAEAANLAEINELIIRRMRTGVMLVDGGGRVRMANEAAQLLLRDEEDRDDHGMHGKELAKVAPELAMRLAQWLQDGQQNEMPMACGTGQTDVLPRFARLLATSDSTLVFLDDTSLLSRRAESLTLAAMGRFSASLAHEIRNPLAAISYATQLLEESHDLSTSDRRLLQIIHQQCLRTNGIVESVLGLARRERAKPERIDLVNFARHFIEEYRLIVPEDNAQIRVTGDLARLPVMFDPRHLQQIVTALVNNAVRYGHLPGEKPRIALHLEEEDRTPRISILDRGPGIPEAVASQLFRPFFTTSENGTGLGLYIAHELCRANEAELEYVSVPGGGACFRVTLPPQHALLRT; encoded by the coding sequence TTGGCCGCACCCGACGCCGACCATCCCGCCCATAGCCAGTCGTTGCGTCGCGAACTCTACCTGTTCGCGCTGTACCGGGTCCTCGAATCGGCGCTGCTGGCGCTGGTGGTCTTCAGCCCTGCCGGGGCACTGATCGGGACGATGCACCTGCCCGCGCTCGCCCAGGGCGTGGCGGTGGCCTACCTGGTGCTGTCGCTCGGCCTGCTGATGCACGCGCGGCGGCTGCCCGGCGGCTTCGTGCCGCACGTGGTCGCCGGCATCTCGATCGACATCGTGGTCGTGCTGCTGGCCACGCATGCCATGCCCGGCGCCGGCCCCGGCATCGCGCTGATGCTGGTGTTCAACATCGCCGCCGCCTCGCTGTTCCTGTCGATGCGCTGGAGCATGGCCTTCGCCACGGCGGCGTCCCTCGCGCTGGGGGGCGAGTACATCTGGGATCGAGTCGAGCAGGTGCATGCCTACCGGCCGCTGGCCGAGGTGCTGATGTTCTCGGTCGGCTACTTCGCGGTCGCCGCGCTGATGCACCACCTCGGCCGCCAGGTGCGCACCACCCAGCTGCTGGCCGACCAGCGCGGCGCCGAGGCCGCCAACCTCGCCGAGATCAACGAACTGATCATCCGGCGCATGCGCACCGGGGTGATGCTGGTCGACGGCGGCGGCCGCGTGCGCATGGCCAACGAGGCCGCGCAACTGCTGCTGCGCGACGAAGAGGACCGCGACGACCACGGCATGCACGGCAAGGAACTGGCCAAGGTCGCCCCCGAACTGGCCATGCGCCTGGCGCAATGGCTGCAGGACGGGCAGCAGAACGAGATGCCGATGGCCTGCGGCACCGGCCAGACCGACGTGCTGCCCCGGTTCGCGCGCCTGCTCGCCACCAGCGATTCCACCCTGGTGTTCCTCGACGACACCTCGCTGCTGTCGCGCCGCGCCGAATCGCTCACCCTGGCCGCGATGGGCCGCTTCTCCGCCAGCCTCGCCCACGAGATCCGCAACCCGCTGGCCGCGATCAGCTACGCCACGCAGCTGCTCGAGGAATCGCACGACCTGTCCACCAGCGACCGCCGCCTGCTGCAGATCATCCACCAGCAGTGCCTGCGCACCAACGGCATCGTCGAAAGCGTGCTCGGCCTCGCCCGCCGCGAACGCGCCAAGCCCGAGCGCATCGACCTGGTCAACTTCGCGCGCCACTTCATCGAGGAATACCGGCTGATCGTGCCGGAGGACAACGCCCAGATCCGCGTCACCGGCGACCTCGCCAGGCTGCCGGTGATGTTCGACCCGCGCCACCTGCAGCAGATCGTCACCGCGCTGGTCAACAACGCGGTGCGCTACGGCCACCTGCCGGGCGAGAAGCCCCGCATCGCGCTGCACCTGGAGGAAGAGGACCGGACGCCGAGGATCAGCATCCTCGACCGTGGCCCGGGCATCCCCGAGGCCGTGGCCTCGCAGTTGTTCCGGCCGTTCTTCACCACCTCCGAGAACGGCACCGGCCTGGGCCTGTACATCGCCCATGAACTCTGCCGCGCCAACGAGGCCGAACTGGAGTACGTCTCGGTGCCCGGCGGCGGCGCCTGCTTCCGCGTCACCCTGCCGCCGCAGCACGCCCTGCTGCGGACCTGA